Proteins encoded by one window of Martelella endophytica:
- a CDS encoding alpha/beta fold hydrolase — MQTISQEVWTSHALMAVEITPGDGPDVVFIHGNSSSRQVFHRQFNSEVFKNYRLISFDLPGHGQSSDAFDKTRTYPLPGLAEAVTELLDQLQVSRPVLVGWSLGGHVAMEMLSKSYNASGLFITGAPPVGPEISEGFRGNLMSGLAGKGRMSAKDAANFVRNVFATAAEPFMEQAAARTDEAFRSTLFSRYRFEEKSNQREVVSHTEVITAVVNGRDDRIVNLDYIDGVPFSRLWGGTCFRVADAGHAPFLQAPIAFNGLLSAFLADVA; from the coding sequence ATGCAAACAATCAGTCAGGAAGTATGGACGTCTCATGCCCTCATGGCCGTTGAAATCACTCCGGGCGATGGCCCCGATGTCGTGTTCATCCATGGCAATTCCTCGTCGCGGCAGGTGTTTCATCGGCAGTTCAACAGTGAGGTCTTCAAGAATTACAGGTTGATCAGCTTTGACCTGCCCGGACATGGCCAATCAAGCGATGCTTTCGACAAGACCCGAACCTATCCGTTGCCCGGGCTGGCGGAAGCGGTGACCGAGCTTCTCGATCAGTTGCAGGTCAGCAGGCCGGTGCTCGTTGGCTGGTCGCTCGGCGGTCACGTCGCCATGGAGATGCTGTCAAAGTCCTACAATGCATCGGGACTTTTCATCACCGGCGCGCCGCCGGTCGGCCCCGAGATCTCCGAGGGCTTTCGCGGCAACCTGATGAGCGGGCTGGCCGGCAAGGGGCGCATGTCAGCCAAAGACGCGGCCAACTTTGTCCGCAATGTCTTCGCGACGGCGGCGGAGCCGTTTATGGAGCAGGCCGCCGCGCGAACCGACGAGGCGTTCCGCAGCACGCTCTTCTCCAGGTATCGCTTCGAGGAGAAAAGCAACCAGCGTGAGGTCGTCAGCCACACCGAGGTCATCACCGCCGTTGTCAATGGCCGTGACGACCGGATCGTGAACCTGGACTACATTGATGGCGTTCCGTTTTCCCGGCTCTGGGGCGGCACATGTTTTCGCGTTGCCGATGCGGGCCACGCGCCCTTCCTTCAGGCGCCGATCGCCTTCAACGGTTTGCTTTCCGCCTTTCTTGCAGATGTCGCCTAG
- a CDS encoding LysR family transcriptional regulator — MAIYKLSDFDAVLAVSRRGSFRAAALDLGMSTSALSNAIAKLEEQLGVRLFNRTTRSVSLTDAGRKFVDQMSPALRDMHQALDTVRSQQETPTGVLRVNTFATAGREILSPLILEFMRRFPEVRIDLVTEGNLVDIVADGFDFGVRSEPLVPTDMIAIPLGPPRRYAVVGAPAYFESRSLPLHPSDLMAHDCIRTRLPNGAMLRWQFESEGQPVHVDVHGPITLDEASLARLAVLEGVGIGFFMESDVREDIEAGRLVRVLDKWTPPLSPLCLYYPSRRNPPAAFKVFVDLARELARSARGR; from the coding sequence ATGGCGATCTACAAGCTGAGTGATTTCGATGCTGTTCTGGCCGTCAGCCGCAGGGGCTCGTTTCGCGCCGCAGCCCTTGATCTCGGCATGTCGACGAGCGCGCTCAGCAACGCGATTGCAAAGCTGGAAGAGCAACTGGGCGTGCGCCTGTTCAACCGCACGACGCGCAGCGTTTCGCTGACGGATGCCGGGCGGAAGTTTGTCGATCAGATGAGCCCGGCGCTCAGGGACATGCACCAGGCGCTCGATACCGTGCGCTCGCAACAGGAGACGCCGACGGGCGTGTTGCGCGTCAATACCTTCGCGACCGCCGGCCGCGAGATCCTGTCGCCGCTGATCCTGGAATTCATGCGACGGTTTCCGGAAGTCCGGATCGATCTTGTAACCGAGGGCAATCTTGTCGACATCGTCGCCGACGGATTCGATTTCGGGGTGCGCAGCGAGCCGCTGGTGCCGACCGACATGATCGCCATTCCGCTTGGCCCGCCCCGGCGCTACGCGGTTGTCGGCGCGCCGGCCTATTTTGAGAGCCGCTCGCTGCCGCTGCATCCATCGGACCTGATGGCGCATGATTGCATCCGCACGCGGCTGCCCAACGGCGCCATGCTGCGCTGGCAGTTCGAATCTGAGGGGCAGCCGGTGCATGTCGATGTGCATGGCCCGATCACCCTGGATGAGGCCAGTCTCGCGCGGCTGGCGGTTCTGGAAGGGGTGGGGATCGGCTTTTTCATGGAATCGGATGTGCGCGAAGACATCGAGGCCGGCCGGCTGGTGCGGGTGCTCGACAAGTGGACGCCGCCACTTTCGCCGCTCTGCCTCTATTATCCGAGCCGGCGCAATCCGCCGGCGGCCTTCAAGGTGTTCGTCGATCTCGCGCGCGAACTGGCGCGTTCGGCGCGCGGCCGGTGA
- a CDS encoding organic hydroperoxide resistance protein: protein MNILYKTSATATGGRTGTATVDDGSLTLSLATPKELGGSGGPGTNPEQLFASGYAACFLSALSFIAGRQKLALMEESSVTVSVGIGPRADGKGFGLDIALTAKLPGLDEVTARKLVEDAHATCPYSHLTRDGAEVRLSVV, encoded by the coding sequence ATGAACATTCTCTACAAGACCAGCGCCACCGCCACCGGTGGCCGCACCGGCACAGCCACCGTGGATGACGGATCCCTGACCCTTTCGCTGGCCACGCCAAAGGAACTCGGCGGTTCCGGTGGCCCCGGCACGAACCCGGAGCAGCTTTTTGCCAGCGGCTATGCAGCCTGCTTCCTGAGCGCTCTCAGTTTCATCGCCGGCCGCCAGAAGCTCGCGCTGATGGAAGAAAGCAGCGTGACGGTTTCCGTCGGCATCGGTCCACGTGCCGACGGGAAGGGCTTCGGCCTCGATATCGCCCTGACGGCGAAACTGCCTGGCCTCGATGAGGTGACAGCCCGCAAGTTGGTCGAAGACGCGCACGCTACCTGCCCATATTCGCACCTCACGCGGGACGGCGCGGAAGTCCGCCTGAGTGTCGTTTAA
- a CDS encoding FAD-dependent monooxygenase codes for MRILIVGAGIAGLAARRALVRRGFSVKIVERNPSAGLGGAGLFLPGNGVRALCRLGLGAELFRLSHAVNAQRFHDERGRLLTSVDTNRYWRDVAPCRAIRRSDLWQLLDDGMEPAECGQVIDLSNTGLGCRVTYADGRTENVDLVIGADGIHSSVRALAFPQAPDPEYVGNVCWRFIVPKTCSVDEWSVMLGEDRSLLAKPISKSELYIYADMSAARTAIGNYSDETPLLPLFGSIAGPLRHALELSRDTVVHFAALERLKLSRWVENRVVLIGDAAHASPPSMAQGACLAIEDALVLADELSARARVDLALSFYEQRQKVRADWVHRQCAARDKMRRLPPAVRNALLRFGGGAIYRRNYSLLRKPL; via the coding sequence ATGCGTATCCTGATCGTCGGCGCTGGCATTGCGGGGCTCGCCGCCCGCCGGGCTTTGGTCCGGCGCGGTTTCTCAGTCAAAATTGTCGAACGCAACCCCTCCGCCGGTCTTGGCGGGGCGGGGCTCTTCCTGCCGGGCAATGGCGTCAGGGCACTTTGCCGCCTCGGCCTCGGCGCAGAGCTTTTCAGGTTGTCGCACGCCGTCAATGCCCAGCGCTTTCACGATGAGCGCGGGCGGCTGCTGACATCCGTTGACACCAATCGGTACTGGCGTGATGTCGCGCCATGCCGCGCAATCAGAAGGTCCGACCTCTGGCAGTTGCTCGATGACGGCATGGAGCCTGCCGAGTGCGGTCAGGTCATCGATCTCTCGAACACCGGCCTCGGATGCCGCGTTACTTATGCGGACGGTCGCACCGAGAATGTCGATCTGGTAATCGGCGCAGACGGCATTCATTCCTCGGTGCGGGCGCTCGCCTTTCCGCAGGCGCCGGATCCGGAATATGTTGGCAATGTCTGCTGGCGCTTCATCGTCCCCAAGACCTGCTCCGTCGATGAGTGGTCCGTGATGCTCGGCGAAGATCGCAGTCTTCTGGCGAAGCCGATTTCGAAGTCCGAACTCTATATCTACGCCGATATGTCCGCCGCCCGAACGGCGATTGGCAATTACTCCGATGAGACTCCGCTGCTGCCACTGTTCGGGAGCATTGCGGGCCCGCTGCGGCACGCGCTGGAGCTCTCCCGAGATACCGTCGTCCATTTCGCCGCGCTCGAGCGTCTGAAGCTGTCGCGGTGGGTGGAAAACCGCGTGGTCCTGATCGGTGACGCCGCGCATGCTTCTCCGCCCAGCATGGCCCAGGGGGCGTGCCTGGCAATCGAGGACGCCCTGGTGCTCGCCGATGAGCTTTCCGCCAGAGCGCGCGTGGATCTTGCCCTTTCCTTCTACGAGCAACGACAGAAGGTCAGGGCGGATTGGGTTCATAGGCAATGCGCCGCGCGCGACAAGATGCGTCGTCTGCCACCGGCCGTCAGAAATGCGCTTCTGCGGTTTGGCGGCGGAGCGATCTATCGCAGGAATTACAGCCTGCTGAGGAAGCCGCTCTGA
- a CDS encoding cytochrome P450: MFSSSINVPVVAACDLEADAHETFAWYRRSFPFIALDTGGYVVLRHGDVARLMHDPRLQATEIAMPAQAGITQGALFDIFAHGMLTANGEAHARRRSAVSRALAGQVSEQFRQHMRRAAQGLIEDCYARGRLELVSGYAEKLPVMALASLLGVGDADLLAFMQYVYAMNAFFRPKPTADQVAAAEAAGSWIRDYLDGLLADAERGRSHGFLARYAEFAGQERLSRLEALVQIVQLIIGGTESVRTALVAQIAHLMTNRDQWRAVCVDPTLVGKAVSEGLRFEPGIAGAIRVSVAEIEIDGLTLPAGQLVLLSSLSALRDETVFDRPNVFDISRPNLELSRLVFGGGAHRCVADVMGRIELEEALLALVERLPWLRIDGLPAFHGHMFVRSVGECWVCWE, translated from the coding sequence ATGTTCAGCAGCAGCATAAATGTGCCCGTCGTTGCCGCGTGCGACCTGGAGGCGGACGCTCATGAGACATTCGCCTGGTATCGCCGGTCGTTTCCCTTCATCGCGCTCGACACGGGCGGATATGTTGTGCTGCGGCACGGCGATGTCGCGCGGCTGATGCACGATCCGCGCCTGCAGGCGACCGAGATTGCGATGCCAGCGCAGGCCGGGATCACGCAGGGCGCACTCTTCGATATTTTCGCGCACGGTATGCTGACCGCCAATGGCGAGGCGCATGCGCGCCGTAGATCGGCCGTCTCAAGGGCGCTCGCAGGCCAGGTATCGGAGCAGTTCCGGCAGCATATGAGGCGGGCAGCGCAGGGACTGATCGAAGACTGCTACGCCAGGGGCCGGCTGGAGCTGGTATCCGGCTATGCCGAAAAGCTGCCGGTGATGGCCCTTGCCAGCCTCCTGGGCGTCGGCGATGCCGATCTCCTTGCCTTCATGCAGTACGTCTATGCCATGAACGCGTTCTTCCGGCCAAAGCCGACTGCGGACCAAGTTGCGGCGGCGGAAGCCGCTGGCTCGTGGATCAGGGATTATCTCGACGGGCTTCTTGCCGACGCGGAGCGTGGCCGATCGCACGGCTTTCTCGCCCGATACGCTGAATTTGCCGGTCAGGAGAGGCTGAGCCGGCTTGAGGCGCTGGTCCAGATCGTCCAGCTGATCATTGGCGGAACGGAATCCGTGCGAACCGCGCTGGTTGCCCAGATCGCGCACCTGATGACGAACCGTGACCAATGGCGGGCGGTCTGCGTCGACCCGACGCTTGTCGGAAAGGCCGTCTCGGAGGGCTTGCGTTTCGAACCCGGGATTGCGGGCGCCATCCGCGTTTCCGTCGCGGAAATCGAGATCGACGGCCTGACCCTGCCGGCAGGCCAGCTGGTCCTGCTGTCATCGCTGTCGGCGCTCAGGGATGAAACGGTCTTCGACCGGCCGAACGTATTCGACATATCGCGGCCAAATCTCGAATTGTCGCGCTTGGTGTTTGGCGGCGGGGCGCACAGATGCGTTGCAGACGTGATGGGACGGATCGAGCTCGAGGAAGCGCTCCTGGCGCTCGTCGAACGCCTTCCCTGGCTTCGCATCGATGGACTGCCGGCGTTTCATGGGCACATGTTCGTGAGATCGGTCGGCGAATGCTGGGTGTGTTGGGAGTGA
- a CDS encoding SDR family oxidoreductase, whose product MTAFVTLEGKRALITSGTRGAGAATVALFKELGARVLTTARNKPPEMPEAEFVAADLMRPEGCKTLAAAVHERLGSVDIIVHMLGGSSAPAGGYLALDDEEWRRELDLNLMAAVRLDRALLPLMEAQGSGVVIHVTSIQRQLPLPEATTAYAAAKAALSTYSKSLSKQVSPKGVRVARVSPGWIETESAIELARRLAAEHHVDVEEGKQMIMRSLGGVPIGRPSKPEEIASLIAFIASDRAGTITGTEYVIDGGTVPTA is encoded by the coding sequence ATGACGGCATTCGTTACCCTGGAAGGGAAACGGGCTCTCATCACCTCCGGCACGCGTGGTGCCGGAGCCGCCACCGTGGCCCTGTTCAAGGAACTGGGCGCGCGGGTCCTGACAACAGCGCGCAACAAGCCGCCGGAAATGCCGGAAGCCGAGTTCGTTGCCGCCGATCTCATGCGGCCGGAAGGCTGCAAGACCCTGGCGGCGGCCGTGCATGAGCGCCTCGGCAGTGTTGATATCATCGTCCACATGCTTGGCGGGTCGTCGGCTCCGGCCGGCGGTTACCTGGCGCTTGACGATGAAGAGTGGCGGCGCGAACTCGACCTCAATCTCATGGCCGCCGTCCGCCTCGACCGGGCGCTGCTTCCGCTGATGGAAGCGCAGGGCTCCGGCGTGGTGATACACGTCACTTCGATCCAGCGACAATTGCCGCTGCCGGAGGCGACGACGGCCTATGCAGCCGCAAAGGCCGCGCTGTCGACCTATAGCAAGAGCCTTTCGAAACAGGTCTCGCCGAAAGGCGTGCGCGTCGCGCGGGTCTCGCCCGGCTGGATCGAGACGGAATCAGCGATCGAGCTCGCAAGGCGTCTGGCTGCGGAACACCACGTCGATGTGGAGGAAGGCAAGCAGATGATCATGCGTTCGCTTGGCGGCGTGCCCATCGGCCGGCCATCCAAACCCGAAGAGATCGCAAGTCTGATCGCTTTCATCGCGTCAGATCGCGCGGGCACCATCACCGGCACGGAATACGTGATCGACGGCGGCACGGTGCCCACGGCCTGA
- a CDS encoding response regulator, translating to MKHVLVIDDDSAIRDLLTEYLSQHALRVTGLSDSHGLQRVLSTDEVDLFIIDLNLGREDGLDIVRHLSSTSDRPIIIISGDRLEEADKVIGLELGAVDYIAKPFGIRELLARVRVSLRSRPALQTGKDRTIFRFEGWELDVGLRRLVHGGVERRLTAAEFNLLTAFLRAPRQVLSREQLLLASRVHNQEVFDRSIDVLVLRLRRKLEADPARPRLIRTERGVGYMLAADVEVVRRHKV from the coding sequence GTGAAGCACGTTCTGGTCATCGATGACGATTCGGCCATTCGCGATCTGCTGACGGAATATCTTTCGCAGCATGCCCTCAGAGTAACTGGCCTCAGCGACAGTCATGGCCTGCAAAGGGTGTTGAGCACGGATGAGGTCGACCTCTTCATCATCGATCTCAACCTCGGGCGCGAAGATGGGCTGGACATCGTGAGACATCTATCAAGCACCTCGGATCGCCCGATCATCATCATCAGCGGCGACCGGCTGGAAGAGGCAGACAAGGTCATCGGCCTCGAGCTCGGTGCCGTCGACTATATCGCAAAGCCTTTCGGGATACGGGAATTGCTGGCGCGCGTGCGCGTATCGCTGCGCAGCCGGCCCGCATTGCAGACAGGAAAAGACAGGACCATCTTTCGTTTTGAAGGCTGGGAACTCGACGTCGGGCTTCGAAGGCTCGTCCACGGTGGCGTGGAGAGGAGGTTGACGGCCGCCGAGTTCAACCTGCTGACCGCCTTTCTTCGCGCCCCGCGACAGGTGCTTTCGCGCGAGCAGCTTCTATTGGCAAGCCGCGTGCACAACCAAGAGGTTTTTGACCGCAGTATCGACGTCCTTGTCCTGCGCCTGCGACGGAAACTGGAGGCCGACCCCGCCAGGCCGAGGCTGATCAGGACCGAGCGGGGAGTAGGTTATATGCTTGCGGCCGATGTCGAGGTCGTTCGTCGTCACAAGGTTTGA
- a CDS encoding nuclear transport factor 2 family protein yields MSIELPKVIETYFSADKKGNAQAISECFTEDATVIDEGNTYTGRDAIRQWMANASTKYTYTVEPFSMTEEDGRIVITSHLVGNFPGSPVDLRYFFVLSGDKVAELEIVP; encoded by the coding sequence ATGAGTATCGAACTACCGAAGGTCATCGAAACCTATTTTTCGGCCGACAAGAAGGGCAATGCGCAGGCGATTTCGGAATGCTTCACGGAAGACGCCACCGTCATCGATGAAGGCAACACCTACACGGGCCGCGATGCCATCCGTCAGTGGATGGCCAATGCCTCCACGAAATACACCTACACCGTCGAGCCTTTCTCGATGACCGAAGAAGATGGGCGCATCGTCATTACCAGCCACCTCGTCGGCAATTTTCCCGGCAGTCCGGTCGATCTGCGCTACTTCTTCGTCCTCAGCGGCGACAAGGTTGCCGAACTGGAGATTGTCCCATGA
- a CDS encoding alpha/beta fold hydrolase, translated as MTNRIRKSIAAAAAGAAITGAAIASSSTASAQEQVKNIVLVHGAFADGSGWRGVYEDLTQRGYKVSIVQNPLTSLADDVAATNRVLDRQDGPTILVGHSWGGTVITEAGVHPNVTGLVYVAALSPDAGESTGQQYEGFPAATEFVLDIQDDGFGFVKSENFKAGFAGDTTEADAAFMRDSQVPINMSVFETKLENAAWRIKPSWAIYGLQDKAFGEGMLPAMAERIGADITTVDASHSIFMTQPQAVAEVIDRAANGVRN; from the coding sequence ATGACAAATCGCATTCGCAAGTCCATCGCCGCCGCCGCAGCGGGTGCCGCCATCACCGGCGCTGCCATCGCTTCCTCGAGCACAGCCTCGGCACAGGAGCAGGTCAAGAACATCGTTCTCGTCCACGGCGCATTCGCCGATGGTTCAGGCTGGCGCGGTGTCTACGAAGACCTGACCCAGCGCGGCTACAAGGTCAGCATCGTGCAGAACCCGCTGACCTCGCTGGCCGACGATGTTGCCGCCACAAACCGGGTTCTCGATCGTCAGGACGGCCCCACCATTCTCGTTGGCCACTCCTGGGGCGGCACCGTCATAACCGAGGCGGGCGTCCACCCGAACGTGACCGGCCTCGTTTATGTCGCAGCCCTTTCACCGGATGCCGGCGAGAGCACCGGCCAGCAGTATGAAGGCTTTCCCGCCGCCACGGAATTCGTGCTCGACATCCAGGATGATGGCTTCGGCTTCGTGAAGAGCGAGAATTTCAAGGCTGGCTTTGCCGGCGATACCACGGAAGCCGATGCCGCGTTCATGCGGGATTCGCAGGTTCCGATCAACATGTCCGTCTTCGAAACCAAGCTTGAAAATGCCGCATGGCGTATCAAGCCGAGCTGGGCCATCTACGGCCTGCAGGACAAGGCTTTCGGCGAAGGCATGCTGCCAGCGATGGCCGAGCGCATCGGCGCCGACATCACCACGGTCGATGCAAGCCATTCGATCTTCATGACCCAGCCGCAGGCCGTCGCCGAGGTCATTGACCGAGCCGCAAACGGCGTCCGCAACTGA
- a CDS encoding GMC family oxidoreductase, with protein MRPTPHETDHHEEDTPFARGGGEYDFIVCGAGSSGSVVAARLAERGDARVLLLEAGGDDAVESVREPAQWPLNLGSSRDWGFVGQPSSTLEGRQLPLSMGKGLGGGSSINVMVWARGHREDWNHFAAEAGDDAWGYKSVLDYYRRIEDWRGAPDPSRRGVGGPAHVAQPDAPQPVAHAMLASASALGIPVFESPNGAMMESDGGAAIAELRILNGKRQSVYQSYVAPLTGRHNLTVVTGALVSRLIFDGKRVVGVDVLIDGRPARFKARFETILSLGAVNTPKVLMQSGIGPEDELATHAIPVVQHLPGVGRNHQDHIAFGCTWAYRKPEGVGGGGCEATLYWKSDSRLEKPDILQCQLEFPVPSPAETGLATPEHGWTMFAGLAQPKSRGRLRLSGANVHDAVLIEPNALSEPEDMATAITAVELCREIGNGVAFDPLVSAETAPGLRDRNGLVDFIRRSAVTYWHQSCTAKMGRDGMSVVDHQLKVYGVEGLRIADASIMPRITTGNTMAPCVVIGERAADMIRAEHRF; from the coding sequence ATGCGGCCCACTCCGCACGAAACAGATCATCATGAAGAAGACACCCCGTTTGCACGAGGTGGGGGAGAGTACGATTTCATCGTTTGCGGTGCTGGATCCAGCGGATCGGTCGTGGCCGCCCGGTTGGCCGAGCGCGGAGATGCCCGGGTCCTGCTGCTGGAGGCCGGCGGGGACGATGCGGTCGAGAGCGTTCGCGAGCCGGCGCAGTGGCCACTCAATCTCGGATCTTCGCGGGACTGGGGTTTTGTCGGGCAGCCTTCTTCCACCCTTGAAGGCCGCCAGCTGCCCCTCAGCATGGGGAAGGGGCTTGGGGGTGGCTCCAGCATCAACGTCATGGTCTGGGCTCGGGGGCACCGGGAAGACTGGAACCATTTTGCAGCCGAAGCCGGCGACGATGCCTGGGGTTACAAGTCGGTTCTGGACTACTACCGCCGTATCGAGGACTGGCGCGGCGCGCCCGATCCGAGCCGCCGCGGTGTGGGCGGCCCGGCGCATGTCGCCCAGCCCGACGCGCCGCAGCCTGTCGCCCATGCCATGCTCGCCTCGGCTTCGGCGCTCGGGATACCGGTCTTCGAGAGTCCGAATGGCGCGATGATGGAAAGCGATGGTGGCGCCGCGATTGCTGAGCTCCGGATCCTGAACGGCAAGCGCCAGTCGGTCTATCAGTCCTATGTTGCGCCGCTTACCGGCAGGCACAACCTGACCGTCGTCACCGGCGCGCTGGTGTCACGCCTCATCTTTGATGGCAAGCGGGTGGTTGGGGTCGATGTCCTCATCGACGGACGGCCAGCGCGGTTCAAGGCCCGCTTCGAGACCATCCTTTCGCTCGGGGCCGTGAATACGCCGAAAGTCCTGATGCAGTCCGGCATCGGCCCGGAGGATGAGCTTGCGACACACGCCATTCCGGTGGTCCAGCATCTGCCGGGCGTCGGGCGCAATCATCAGGATCATATCGCCTTCGGCTGCACATGGGCCTATCGCAAGCCCGAAGGCGTGGGCGGTGGCGGCTGTGAGGCAACGCTCTACTGGAAGAGCGATTCCAGGCTGGAAAAGCCCGATATCCTGCAATGCCAGCTCGAATTCCCAGTTCCCTCGCCAGCAGAGACGGGTCTTGCAACACCTGAGCATGGCTGGACCATGTTTGCGGGACTGGCACAGCCGAAAAGCCGGGGACGATTGAGGCTTTCCGGAGCGAATGTGCATGATGCCGTGCTGATCGAGCCGAATGCGCTGAGCGAACCGGAAGACATGGCGACGGCCATCACCGCCGTGGAGCTTTGCCGAGAAATCGGCAATGGTGTGGCGTTCGATCCGCTGGTGAGTGCCGAGACCGCGCCTGGCCTGCGTGACCGCAACGGCCTTGTCGATTTCATCCGCCGTTCCGCCGTCACCTACTGGCACCAGTCCTGCACGGCAAAGATGGGGCGAGACGGCATGTCGGTCGTGGATCACCAGCTCAAGGTCTATGGCGTCGAGGGCCTGCGTATCGCCGATGCCTCGATCATGCCGCGGATCACGACCGGCAACACCATGGCACCTTGCGTCGTCATCGGCGAAAGGGCGGCAGACATGATCCGCGCGGAACATCGGTTCTGA
- a CDS encoding MarR family winged helix-turn-helix transcriptional regulator yields the protein MNAPKSNPPVALDKQVCFAVHTASMAIQRLYKPLLDELELTYPQYLVLNVLWLESPLTVGAIASRLALESSTVTPLLKRLEAAELLHRVRNPDNERQVLIKLTDRGRALRGRAGCLGDALLEASGKSAEELARLNSEITELRNRIYERIGTWEQRL from the coding sequence ATGAATGCACCCAAGAGCAATCCGCCGGTGGCGCTGGACAAACAGGTCTGTTTCGCCGTCCACACCGCGAGCATGGCGATCCAGCGTCTCTACAAGCCTCTGCTTGATGAGCTTGAGCTGACCTATCCGCAATATCTGGTACTGAATGTGCTTTGGCTCGAAAGCCCGTTGACCGTCGGCGCCATTGCAAGCCGGCTGGCGCTGGAATCGAGCACAGTCACACCCCTGCTGAAGCGCCTTGAAGCCGCAGAACTCCTGCACCGGGTCCGCAATCCCGATAATGAGCGTCAGGTGCTGATCAAGTTGACCGACCGCGGCCGCGCCCTGCGGGGCCGGGCGGGCTGTCTCGGCGACGCTCTTCTCGAAGCCTCAGGAAAATCGGCTGAGGAACTGGCGCGGCTGAACAGCGAGATTACCGAACTGCGCAACCGGATCTATGAGCGGATCGGAACATGGGAGCAGAGGCTCTGA
- a CDS encoding excisionase family DNA-binding protein, which produces MKDILTTANAAELLGVSIRTVQLWVESGQLPSWKTPGGHRRIPRQAVLDLVEDAAQAPVDLTANAVILAGKGRGAQWADVGLPGSGLMVDVAEDVQALRQFLEPNPPTLLIVENAEAAERKKFVTAVASNPRYRQTLIFTITDKVAATPATRGANRVQMQKRASVSEMSAAVIDYLKVRMSDEAQTPSFALPLNEKARLEAVRRSELVGSGVDSRFDRLVRLAAFVTRAPIAMFTLITRDQQWFKSRVGFDGESTPRDWAFCNETLVANELTVIEDMTQRESLQSNPTLSEPYGFRFYAGAPVRDPRGFVLGSVCVIDTVPRTLKREERDALITIAEAISTLIRLTLMERTEDQPRTSAESAFASLGG; this is translated from the coding sequence ATGAAAGATATCCTGACGACGGCGAATGCCGCAGAATTGCTTGGCGTTTCCATCCGCACCGTGCAGCTTTGGGTGGAAAGCGGCCAGCTCCCCTCTTGGAAGACACCTGGCGGTCACCGCCGAATACCGCGTCAGGCCGTGCTAGATCTTGTCGAGGACGCCGCGCAGGCGCCAGTGGATCTCACTGCGAACGCCGTCATCCTCGCCGGAAAGGGACGGGGTGCGCAATGGGCCGATGTCGGCCTGCCGGGCTCTGGGCTTATGGTTGATGTCGCCGAGGATGTGCAGGCGCTGCGGCAGTTCCTCGAGCCCAACCCGCCGACACTGCTGATCGTGGAGAACGCCGAGGCCGCGGAGCGTAAGAAATTCGTCACTGCCGTTGCCAGCAATCCGCGTTACAGGCAGACGCTAATCTTCACCATTACGGACAAGGTTGCGGCGACGCCTGCCACCCGCGGCGCCAACCGCGTCCAGATGCAGAAACGCGCCAGCGTCTCGGAGATGAGTGCTGCCGTCATAGACTATCTGAAGGTGCGCATGTCCGATGAGGCCCAAACGCCTTCCTTCGCCTTGCCGCTGAATGAAAAGGCGCGTCTGGAGGCCGTCCGGCGTTCGGAGCTGGTCGGCTCGGGCGTGGATAGCCGGTTTGATCGGCTTGTGCGTCTTGCGGCTTTCGTCACCCGTGCTCCGATCGCCATGTTCACGCTGATTACCCGGGACCAGCAGTGGTTCAAGTCGCGCGTGGGTTTCGACGGCGAGAGCACGCCACGCGACTGGGCGTTCTGCAACGAAACACTTGTCGCCAATGAGTTGACCGTCATCGAGGACATGACGCAGAGGGAGAGCCTCCAGAGCAATCCCACCCTTTCCGAACCCTATGGCTTCCGCTTCTATGCCGGGGCGCCCGTTCGCGATCCGCGCGGCTTCGTTCTCGGATCGGTCTGTGTCATCGACACCGTACCGCGCACCCTGAAGCGCGAGGAGCGTGACGCCCTGATCACGATTGCAGAAGCGATCTCCACATTGATCCGGCTCACCTTGATGGAGAGAACCGAGGATCAGCCACGGACATCGGCTGAATCGGCCTTCGCTTCCCTTGGCGGCTGA